The segment TAGCACCAAGTCCTGATTGGTTTACAGGTGTTGATAGTGTGCCGTTATTTAAAGATGGAAAATGGCAAAATAAAGTAGAAGTCCAATTGTGGGTTTATGATGCTGGCAGTGATAGCGGGATTGATTTTATTGCGCCAGATTTTCCTATTTCACCACCGAACCCTGTGCTGTTATTAACAACACTTCGAGTTGATACTGATTTTAAAGAAGGTGTGCATTACCAAACTAAACGTCATATAGGGACGTTTACGTTTAAAAGGGTAGATTAATGCTAAGGATTAATAGAAGCTATGGCTTAGTCGATTGTAGCTTCTTTTTTATATGGATTTAACGTTAATGGACATAAAACCAATTACTTGGCAGCAGGCAATAACGGTTCGGCATCGTGTTCTATGGCCGTCTAAACCTGAGTCGTTTTGTAAAGTGGAAGGGGATGAGACAGCAACGCACTTTGGGGCGTTTATTAATAATGAGCTCGTCTGTGTGTCTTCTGTTTATATCGAAGGAAACGTAGCCCGATTACGTAAGTTTGCCACTCTCACTGAATATCAAGGAAAAGGAATTGGTACTGCGGTGATCCAAGAGCAATTTAGTTATCTAAAAACGACTGACGTGGAACTTTTTTGGTGTGATGCAAGAACGAGTGCCATTGGTTTTTACCAGCGTTTAGGGCTGACCACATCTGGCGATACGTTTTATAAGTCAGATGTGGAGTATGTCAAAATGGCGTGTAAGTTAAACGCGTTGTGAGGCTTTTATTAACTTAACGATTAGCGTTAGTTGCTCTTGTGCCTGATCTATTGGATAGCCAATATTAATCCTGATGTCGTTGTCATAAATAGACAAAGAACTAAAAAGACAGCCCTCTCTTATATCTAGTTGGTTGTCATTGACGAGTTTAGAAAACATTTCAGCATTATGATTCTTTATTTTTATCCATAAGCTATACCGCCATTAGGAGTGCTCATTTTGATGATTTGAGGGAGATGATAATTAAGATAATAGCATTTTGGATCAGCAGGGAAACACCACGAACTTATTGAATAATAATGACTAAATCCAGATAAATAGCGACCAAACAAGCACCAGAAGAAGCATGAGGAGACTGTC is part of the Photobacterium angustum genome and harbors:
- a CDS encoding GNAT family N-acetyltransferase, which codes for MDIKPITWQQAITVRHRVLWPSKPESFCKVEGDETATHFGAFINNELVCVSSVYIEGNVARLRKFATLTEYQGKGIGTAVIQEQFSYLKTTDVELFWCDARTSAIGFYQRLGLTTSGDTFYKSDVEYVKMACKLNAL